DNA from Comamonas serinivorans:
CACGTCGCCGAGGAAGCCGTAGACGAACGGGCTGGCGGGGTGATCCCACACCTCTTGCGGCGTGCCGGCCTGCTCGATCTGGCCCTTGTTCATGACCACCACGCGGTCGGCCACTTCCAGCGCCTCTTCCTGGTCATGGGTCACGAAGATGGTGGTGACGTGCAGCTCGTCGTGCAGGCGGCGCAGCCAGCGGCGCAGTTCCTTGCGCACCTTGGCATCGAGGGCGCCAAAGGGCTCGTCGAGCAGCAGCACCTTGGGCTCGACCGCGAGGGCACGCGCCAGGGCGATGCGCTGGCGCTGGCCGCCCGACAGCTGCGAGGGGTAGCGGTCGGCCAGCCAGTCCAGCTGCACCAAGCCCAGCAGTTCGTGCACCTTGGCGCGGATCTTGTCCTCGCTGGGGCGCTCCTTGCGGGGCTTCACGCGCAGGCCGAAAGCGACGTTCTCGAACACGGTCATGTGGCGGAACAGCGCGTAATGCTGGAACACGAAGCCGACCTGGCGGTCACGCACGTGCACGTCCGTGGTGTCGCTGCCCGAGAACAGGATGCTGCCCTGGTCGGCCGATTCCAGCCCCGCGATGATGCGCAGCAGCGTGGTCTTGCCGCAGCCCGAGGGGCCCAGCAGGGCGATGAGCTCACCCGAGCCGATGTCGAGCGAGACGTTGTTCAGCGCCTTGAAGTCACCAAATTCTTTGATGACGTTGCGAATTTCGATGCTCATGGGGGGTATCCGTTTGTTTCCGATGATGAAGGTTGACTCATCAGCGGATACTGTTGATTTCTATAGCCTTCCGGGCGCCCCAGGTCGGGCGTGTGTGGCGCGGACCCGGGCTCGCCAAACGGCATGCCGAAGGGCTTGCCGGAGGGCCGCCGAAAGGCTCGCCAGGCGGCTGGCTCATTCGTCATCCTTGCGCGGCGGCTCGGGCGGCAGGTTGGCGGCCGCCTTTTTGTCGCTTTCGCTGCGCCACTCGACGAAGGACTTGAGCACCAGCGTCACCAGGGCCAGCAGCGCCAGCAGCGAGGCCACGGCAAAGGCGGCCACGGACTGGTACTCGTTGTAGAGGATCTCGACGTGCAGCGGCATGGTGTTGGTTTGCCCGCGGATGTGGCCCGACACCACCGACACCGCACCGAATTCGCCCATGGCCCGCGCGTTGCACAGGATGACGCCGTAGATCAGGCCCCACTTGATGTTGGGCAGGGTGACGCGCCAGAAGGTCTGGAAGCCGGTGGCACCGAGCACGATGGCGGCCTGTTCCTCGTCGGTGCCCTGCGCCTGCATCAGCGGGATCAACTCGCGCGCGATGAACGGGAAGGTGACGAAGATGGTGGCCAGCACGATGCCCGGCACGGCGAACACGATCTTGATGTTGTGCGCGTCGAGCCAGGGGCCCAGCCAGCCGTGGGCGCCAAAGACCAGCACGTACATCAGGCCCGCGACCACCGGCGAGATGGAGAACGGCAGGTCGACCAGGGTGATGAGGAACGCCTTGCCGCGGAACTCGTACTTGGCGATGGCCCAGGCGGCGCAGAT
Protein-coding regions in this window:
- a CDS encoding sulfate/molybdate ABC transporter ATP-binding protein; protein product: MSIEIRNVIKEFGDFKALNNVSLDIGSGELIALLGPSGCGKTTLLRIIAGLESADQGSILFSGSDTTDVHVRDRQVGFVFQHYALFRHMTVFENVAFGLRVKPRKERPSEDKIRAKVHELLGLVQLDWLADRYPSQLSGGQRQRIALARALAVEPKVLLLDEPFGALDAKVRKELRRWLRRLHDELHVTTIFVTHDQEEALEVADRVVVMNKGQIEQAGTPQEVWDHPASPFVYGFLGDVNLFHGRAHQGQVQIGSATDSVSLPATGTYDDDARALAYVRPHDLIVTRAEAGASGIRGTLTRALVVGPVARLEITRSDVSVSDDNAIVEAQMTSSEYRALGLSEGDAVVVNPRQARVFVDEGSGI
- the cysW gene encoding sulfate ABC transporter permease subunit CysW codes for the protein MSQAASLSSKAAAQALQVKRQRAGTTEAPWVRRVLIGVAMAFMALFLVLPLTAVFTEALSKGLDAYLEALREPDALSAIKLTLITAIICVPLNLVFGICAAWAIAKYEFRGKAFLITLVDLPFSISPVVAGLMYVLVFGAHGWLGPWLDAHNIKIVFAVPGIVLATIFVTFPFIARELIPLMQAQGTDEEQAAIVLGATGFQTFWRVTLPNIKWGLIYGVILCNARAMGEFGAVSVVSGHIRGQTNTMPLHVEILYNEYQSVAAFAVASLLALLALVTLVLKSFVEWRSESDKKAAANLPPEPPRKDDE